The following proteins come from a genomic window of Streptomyces sp. NBC_01716:
- a CDS encoding NtaA/DmoA family FMN-dependent monooxygenase (This protein belongs to a clade of FMN-dependent monooxygenases, within a broader family of flavin-dependent oxidoreductases, the luciferase-like monooxygenase (LMM) family, some of whose members use coenzyme F420 rather than FMN.), translating into MTLSDPLDVPRPHAQLHFGVFFQGVNHWTIWSAPDSGSQIDPASFRQVARTAERGLLDAFFLGEGLRLREVDGKIHDLDVAGRPDAITQLAALAAVTRRIGLVSTSNTTFNEPADLARRLSGLDLLSEGRAGWNVVTTDNAWTGANFRRGGYLDHADRYRRAEEFLSVARALWDGWEDGAVAPEVGAPAWSAPGGVHQVRHRGPQFDVDLAPTLPRSAQGHPVIFQAGDSGEGRDFAARNADVIFSGHGNDFDDALAFADDIRRRLRAVGRPDDDLRILPGTEIILGATEEEAQEKKRWIRLQQVTPATALGIAGPLWGIDLSDRDADGPLPKEDPVVSENDSSFGARRIADPRAVVAEWQAKAEAYGWSLRETVIALGPQRGHVGTPSGLADKFAHFVRHGATDGFNVTPHLIPDGLDDIVDLLVPELQERGIYRTEYTGTTLRENLGLREPLTHRSAPGRRQAG; encoded by the coding sequence ATGACCCTCAGCGATCCCCTCGACGTACCCAGACCGCACGCCCAGCTCCACTTCGGAGTGTTCTTCCAGGGCGTCAACCACTGGACCATCTGGTCCGCCCCCGACAGCGGCTCCCAGATCGACCCCGCCTCCTTCCGACAGGTCGCCAGGACCGCCGAACGCGGCCTGCTCGACGCGTTCTTCCTCGGCGAGGGCCTCCGGCTGCGCGAAGTCGACGGCAAGATCCACGATCTGGACGTGGCCGGACGACCGGACGCCATCACCCAGCTCGCGGCGCTGGCCGCGGTCACCCGCCGCATCGGTCTGGTCTCCACCTCCAACACCACCTTCAACGAACCCGCCGATCTGGCCCGCCGCCTGTCCGGCCTCGACCTCCTCTCCGAGGGCCGCGCCGGCTGGAACGTGGTGACCACGGACAACGCCTGGACCGGCGCCAACTTCCGGCGCGGCGGCTACCTCGACCACGCCGACCGCTACCGGCGCGCCGAGGAGTTCCTCTCCGTGGCCCGCGCGCTCTGGGACGGCTGGGAGGACGGAGCCGTCGCGCCGGAAGTCGGCGCGCCCGCCTGGTCGGCGCCCGGCGGCGTACACCAAGTGCGTCACAGGGGACCGCAGTTCGACGTCGACCTCGCCCCGACCCTGCCGCGCAGCGCCCAGGGCCACCCGGTCATCTTCCAGGCCGGGGACTCCGGCGAGGGACGCGACTTCGCCGCCCGCAACGCCGACGTCATCTTCTCCGGGCACGGCAACGACTTCGACGACGCGCTGGCCTTCGCCGACGACATCCGGCGCCGACTGCGGGCGGTCGGGCGGCCCGACGACGATCTGCGGATCCTGCCCGGCACCGAGATCATCCTCGGCGCCACGGAGGAGGAGGCCCAGGAGAAGAAGCGCTGGATCCGTCTCCAACAGGTCACCCCGGCCACGGCGTTGGGGATCGCCGGGCCGCTTTGGGGCATCGATCTCTCCGACCGCGACGCCGACGGGCCGCTGCCGAAGGAAGATCCGGTCGTCAGTGAGAACGACAGCTCCTTCGGTGCACGGCGCATCGCCGACCCGCGTGCGGTCGTGGCCGAGTGGCAGGCGAAGGCGGAGGCGTACGGCTGGTCGCTGCGCGAGACCGTCATCGCGCTCGGCCCACAACGCGGGCACGTCGGCACCCCGTCCGGCCTGGCGGACAAGTTCGCCCACTTCGTGCGGCACGGCGCGACCGACGGCTTCAACGTCACGCCCCACCTCATCCCCGACGGCCTCGACGACATCGTCGACCTGCTCGTCCCGGAACTCCAGGAACGCGGGATCTACCGCACCGAGTACACCGGCACCACCCTGCGCGAGAACCTCGGTCTGCGCGAACCCCTCACCCACCGGTCCGCGCCGGGCCGGCGGCAGGCGGGCTGA